The following nucleotide sequence is from Deltaproteobacteria bacterium.
TGCGCTGCTTCGATAGAAACATAGGCAAATGATGTGTCGTAGTCATACATCCCCGAATTGAAGAGACCAACGACCCTGAATCTCTTCATATGAGGCACTCGAGCCCCAAGGGGCGCCAGGCTGCCACTTAACGGTGAGATGGCGTGAAGATCGTCTCCCGGATTTGCCATGAGCAGCCTGGCAAGCTCCTTTCCCAAGATGATTCCCGGAGGAAAACCCGTTCCCGTGTCAGTCTGTGGGTCCTCCATGCTTGCCAAGGCTTGTAAATCGCTCCCCTTCATACTCTTTTCCAGGTCCAACACGCGACCCGCTCTCAAAGGATCGATACCCTTCAAGACTGCGCCGGAAACGCAGGATCCGCAGCGAAGCATGATCTGGCTGTGAATGAAAGGAGCTGCGGCCTCTATCCCCTCCACCGCCTCAATTTTTTTCGTGACGTCGCCATACTGTGCCAGCTCGCCACTTCTGCTCATAACTCGGATATGAGCGTTCATTCCCAGTATTTTTGATTTGATATCAGCTCCAAACCCTGTCATGACGGCCAGAACAACCATCATGGCCATAACACCCAGCATAACTCCGGCAACCGATATAAACGTGTTAATTGAAATAAAGGCCTGCTTTCGTTTGGCCCGAAGGTATCGAAAGCTCACAAAGAGTTCAAAAGACATGGTTTACGTCTCGTAATTTCTACAACATATTGAATTTACAGGGAGCCGTTGAGGCTTGGATGTATGCCTCGCATCTGGAAAAATGAAATGCTGGTATATTGGAATCTCGAAGATCCCGTCTTTAGCGGGGTTGATTCTTGAAGAAAGTTTCCCATTTTTTGATTCTCCTGTCAATCCGCCTCCGGCGGACCATTTGCCCAGGACCCCTGTCTGCCGACAGGCAGGCAATATTCCAACATTCTTGTATTCCAACATTCCAATCTGGAGCGAAGCAAACTAAGTTCTGCTCTTCAACTGGGGAAAAAGGATCACCTCGCGGATGGAGGGCACATCGGTCAGCAACATGACAAATCGATCAATGCCAATACCTTCACCAGCGGTGGGAGGCATGCCGTATTCGAGAGCTAGCACGTAATCTTCGTCCATGTGGTGAGCTTCTTCATCACCCTCGTCGCGATCTGCAACCTGATCCAGAAAGCGCTTTTTCTGGTCAACCGGATCATTGAGTTCTGAGAACCCGTTGGCAATCTCACTGCCTCCAATGAATAGCTCAAATCGCTCGGCCAACTCGGGGTCCGAGGCGCTCCTCCTGGCAAGCGGAGAGATCTCCACTGGATAGTCCACAATAAAAGTGGGCTCGATCAGCTTGGGTTCGACCAGCACATCGAACAGCTTTGTAAGGATTTTTCCCAGCCGCCTCACTTTTGTGACCTGAATCCCTTTGGATTTGGCAAAATCGAGCAATCGCTCCCGATCATTGAACGCAGAGGGATCAACACCGCCCAGTTCACTCAGTGCATCCTTCAATGATAGTCGGCGCCACGGTCCTTCCATGTCTATCTTCTTCCCCTGGTATGTAAAACCGGAGACGCCCAAAACACGCTGGGTTACGAACCTAAACATCTCCTCTGTCAGAGTCATAAGATCTTCGTAAGTGGCGTAAGCAACATAGAACTCCAGCATAGTGAATTCCGGATTGTGCTGCGTTGAAATACCTTCGTTCCTGAAATTCCTGTTTATCTCGAAAACCCTTTCAACTCCACCAATGACCAATCGCTTCAGGTAAAGCTCAGGTGCAATACGCAGGAAGAGTTCGACTCCCAAGGCATTGTGAAAGGTCTTAAAAGGCGTGGCCTCAGCTCCTCCGGGTAATGGCTGCATCATGGGAGTCTCGACCTCCAAGAAATCTCGCTCCAGTAGGAACTCCCTGAAGGTCTGAATGATCCGGGCCCTGTTGACAAAGATAGCCCGAACTTCAGGATTCATGACGAGGTCAAGATACCTCTGGCGGTAGCGTTTCTCTGTATCCTTTAGCCCGTGGAATTTTTCGGGCAATGGCCTAATCGCCTTTGACAGCAGACGAATCTCTTTGGCAAAAATAGTCCATTCCCCTGTTTTGGTAAGAAATACGGTACCCTTGATCGCTATGAAGTCGCCAATATCGAATTTCTTGAACAAGTCATAGGCTTTCTGCCCAATTTCGTCTTGCTTTACGTAGGCCTGAAGTTGACCGGTGGAGTCCCTGAAATGGAGGAAAGTGGCTCTTCCAAAGGACCTGCGCCCTATGATACGGCCAGCCATCGAAAAAACGGCCGTATCGTCCACGTCTTCTTTTTGTTTGCGAATGTACTCTCTTACGCTCTCGACCGTGTGGGAAAGCTTAAAATCATTGGGATAAAGCTCAACCCCTTCATCCACCAAGGCCTGTGCTTTTTCTCGTCGTTGGCGAACAACTTCACTCGTCTCGTCCACAGTACAGCCGCACCTCACCAGGATATTAAAGGATTTTTGCTAACCCATTTGTCTCTATGTGTCAAGGTAAAACGCCTGGAGATTCTATTCTCTCCAGGCACAGGACAAATGTGGTTCCCAGGCTTTCTCGACTCTCGACGTTAATACGTCCGCCGTAGGATTCCAGAAGCCTGTGGACAATTGAAAGGCCTAAACCCGTGCCTTGTGCCCTGGTGGTAAAGAAGGGATCAAAGATGTTTTTTTGCGTCTCTTCCGACATGCCACAGCCATCGTCGTTAATTGAGATTTGTGCCATGTCTTCCACGACTTCAGATGCGACTTCAACAGAACCCGTTCCATCAACTGCCTCGGCAGCGTTTAAGAGCAGGTTCCACAGGATCTGACGTATATGCTTAGGATCCATTTTGGTCCATATGTTAGGGGCCAAGCGCCGCGCTACCTTTATTCTGTTCCGGCAAATAGCATCCTGCTCAAATAACTCCAGGGTCTCCTCGATAGCGGAACTAAGCTCCACGGGTTCGACTTTGCCTGAACTGGGACGTGCAAACAGGAGAAAATCATTTGCCAGGACATTGAGCCTATCGGCTTCTCTCAGGACAATCTGCATAAGCTTTTCTGTAACTGACGTCATGCCAACTTGACCCTTCAAAAGCTGGATCGAGCCAGTCATGGATGCAAGTGGGTTTTTTATTTCATGGGCTATGCCAGCCGCCATCTCTCCGACAGCGGCCAGCTTCTCCACCCTCTTGACATGGGACTCCATGATCTTCATGGCCGTTAGATCTTGAAAAATCAGCAATTTGCCGATGGCCCTCCCGCCACGTTCTCGCAATGAAGACACTGAAAAACCAAGGTAACCAACAGTCCCATCACTTTTTCTAAACGTCACATCGTGACGATATGGCCCCTTTTGATGGGATTCTGCAGATGTGTCATATCGCTGAACTACCTCCGAAAAAATCGTTGCCAGTGGCTTTCCCAAAACTTCGGCCCGCGCAAAGCCTGTTATTCTCTCGGCCGCGGTGTTGAAGGAAGTAATCGCACCTGCCACGTCCAACGTTAGCAACCCACTGTCCATACTGTGCACAATACTGGCGTTAAAGGCCTCTAACTGTCGAAAGTCCTTCTGTTTGGCCTCGAGTTCTCTCTCGCTCCTAACGGTCTGCTGAGCAAGATAGCTGCTCAAGAAAGCGACCAAGAAACAGGCCAGCACAGTCATAACGATCTTGTAGATGACGAACGACCCCTCATATGCCTGAACACTCAAACTTGCTTGGGTATAAAACGGCTCCAAAATGCCATAGTACTCCAAGTCTATCATGACCCCGTACTGAATGCTGCACAGGGTGGCCATGGTGAGGCTCCCTTTCTTGTAAAGAAGAATGCTTGCGTAAACAATGACGACTAGATAGAGAAAAGAAAAGACACTGGCAATGCCACCCGTTAGGTAGATGAGCAAGGTCACGAGCAAAGTATCAAGACCAATCTGCGCATATGTGAAGCTGACAGTTGGCCCCAGTCGTTTGAAGATCACAACATAGAGAAAAGTGAGAACATAGACAGTGCCAATGAGGCCATAGAGTACAAGAAGAGGGGGGGCAATAAGTGATTCACGATCCTTGAACTGGACGATGACAGTGGAGCCCAGCAGGAAAGTGGTAAATACGACTCGCAAAAACATCAACCACTGGAGTCTCCTAGCCGTATATCCATGTGACATCAGTGCGTTAGAAGTGACTCCAGCCACTGCCTTAGTCGCCAACCATACCGGCCATTTTGAAGATAGGTAGATACATGGAAACCACCAACCCGCCGATGGTAACACCCAAAAAGACCATCATAAAGGGCTCGATCATGGAAGTCAGGCTGTCAACTGCAGCATCAACCTCATCATCATAGTAGTCAGCTATCTTTGACAGCATGGCATCCAAGGCCCCTGTTGACTCTCCTACTGCCACCATCTGACAAACCATGGACGGGAACACACCGCTTTCTGCCAGAGGACCAGCCATTGTTTGTCCCTCGCTAATAGCCCATCGGACCTTGAAGATAGCCGACTCAACGGTCTTGTTGCCTGAAGTCCTTGCCACGATATCAAGGGCGTCCAAGATCGGCACCCCGCTGCTAACCATGGTGCCGAGCGTGCGAGTGAATTTGGCTACGGCCACCTTACGCAGAAGCATGCCAAAGACGGGTAACTTAAGCATATAGTCATCGACCAGAACTCGGCCTTTTTCAGTCTTATAGAATCGCCTGAAGGCAAAGACAAAAGCTACTAGAACGCCAATCATGTAAAGGATATTGCCCTTGACAAACCTGCTTAAGCTCACGACAATCTGTGTCGGTGCGGGAAGGGCCCCGCCAAAATCAGCAAACATCTTTTCAAAAACCGGGATCACGAAGACCAAGATCACGCCAATTACCAAAACGGCAATAATAAGGACGATAATAGGATAAGTCATGGCCGACTTCACCTGTTTTTTGAGTTTCATAGCCTTTTCCATGTATGCGGAAAGTCGATCCAGAATCGTATCAAGAATGCCACCCGTCTCGCCTGCCGCAACCATGTTAACAAAAAGATCATCAAACGTCTGAGGGTACTTCCCCAACGCCTCTGCGAGTGTAGAGCCAGACTCCACATTCTCCTTGATCTCCTTCAGTATTTTCTTAAACATCTTATTTTCTTGCTGGGACTGCAGGATGTCAAGACATTGAATGAGCGGAAGGCCGGCGCTAATCATAGTTGCAAATTGCCTTGAAAATACCACCACATCGGCAGATTGCACTTTGGGTTGCAGGAAGGAAACGTTTTCAAACAAGTCTTTGGGCTTTTTCTTGATCTTCGTAGACTTGATATGCATACGGCGCAACTGGGCCCGCACCGCAGCCTCGTCAGGGGCCTCTGTTTCGCCCTTCTGGATTGCGCCCTTTCTGTCTTGTCCTTGCCACACATAAATTGGCATAAGTATCTCTCCTTACTATTGGATGTTTCCAAAACAGGGTAGTCCAAGATCTCTATTTTGGTATCATGAACACTTAGCATATGCAAGAGACGTTCCAATGTGAATCCCAGTGCGACGTCTCAAAAGCTCTATTTCGGTCATTCGAATTTGTTTGAAATTTGCATATTTGAATTTGGGATTTCCCCAAACGAAGGTTAGAAAATTGTTGACAGATTAGAATGAATTTGATATATAAATAAAGTTTGCATTCAAAGCGCTCAAAACTCAACAAGAAGTAAGGAGGTGATTCCGATGGACTGTACAACTGTAAAGCCGGGGGTGGAATGCGTATTTATGACGAAGAATGGTTGTTCCTTTAACGGCGGCAACTGTCATAAGACCGTAGAAGAATGTCATGGATGTGGCCGCACTATCGAATTCCCTTCCGGATGGTACTGCACTGCCTGCCCTGATCCTTCCCTCAAATGGAAAAACGGCAAATGCAACCTCGCTACACATGTGAAAAGCACAGCCAAAACCGAAACTGGCAAAATCAACCCGCTCAAGGCATCCAAGCGCAATGCCCGCTAGAGGCTCTCATCAGTCATTGGTCAACGGTCAGTGGTTCAGATCAATTCTGCTGACTGTTGACCAATAACTACGTCAGCTTCCGAAGGGCCTCCCCTATCCTGTCAAGCCCCTCTTTGATGACCTCAAGACTTGTTGCATAGGAAACCCTCACAAAATCGTCAGCGCCAAAAGCAGCCCCTGGCACAAGGGCAACCCGGGCCTCTGTCAAGAGGTATTCACATAGATCGCTGGAGCCCTCGACGTTCTTCCCATCCAGGTTCGCTTTGAAATAATGGCTAACATAAGGAAAGGCATAAAAGGCTCCGCTGGGCATATTGCAATGGATGCCGGGCATAGCATTCAATCGTTCAACGAGGTACCTGCGCCTCTCGTCAAAGACCTGAAGCATGTCCTGCACCAAGTCCTGCGGGCCATTTAGCGCAACTATGGCAGCCCTCTGAGCTATGGAATTGGGGTTTGAGGTGCTCTGGCTCTGGATTTTTGTCATCCCTGCAATAACCTGTCTGTCTCCGGCCACGTATCCGATACGCCAGCCTGTCATGGCATAGGTTTTGGATAATCCGTTTACGACAAAAGTCCTTGCTTTGAGTTCATCGCTAACTTGCGCGATGCCGCAGAAGGGCTTTTCGTCGAAAATCAGTTTTTCGTAGATTTCATCTGAAACAACCGAGATGTCATGTCTCAGGACGACCTCTCCCAGTGCTTCCAGTTCCGATTTGGTGTAAACCGACCCGGTCGGATTGGAGGGGCTGTTAAGAATCAGAAGCTTCGTTCGGGCAGTGATGGCCTCCTCAAGGGCTTCAGGGGACACCTTAAAATCATTGGCCTCTGCTGTTTCCACAATCACAGGTTCTGCACCGGCAAGGACCACTATAGGGGGATAAGAGACCCAGTATGGGGCAGGGATGACCACCTCGTCGCCCGGGTCTAAGATAGCCTGGGCCAGGTTATAGAGCACGTGTTTGCCTCCGCACGAAACCATGACCGCATCACGCTCATAGGTCAAATTGTTGTCCTCCCTGAATTTCTCTATGATCGCATCTTTGAGCTCAGGCATGCCCCCTGCCGCAGTGTACCGTGTGAAGCCCTCCTCCATTGCACGCACGGCCGCCTGCCTAATGTGCTTGGGGGTATCGAAATCCGGCTCTCCAACACCAAAGCTGATCACATCCACGCCTTGCTGTCGCATGGACACTGCCTTGGCATTTATGGCCAGGGTCGGAGATGGCTTGATTACGCTGATTCGCTGGGACAGGAGCATAATGACCTCCCTAGTGCGGTGTCTTAAAAGTTCAGTGCACGATTTTGGCAATCTAGTACTTGAAGGAACTAGTGTTGCACTATTTGGCTTTTCGCTTGACCGAAGGTACAAGCGTCATTATAAATTAAATTCATAATCGGTTTTCGAATAGCGAACAGCTATAGGGTATCTACCAAACCTTGAACCAAATGGCAATTCTCTTTGAAAAAGAAAATACGGTCAACATATTTCAATCTTAAGTCAAGAACCGCCCGCATCAACACCGCAGGGAAATGGATATTCTATTACGTCCTGATAGGACTTATCGCCGGTCTGGGCTCCATTGCCTTTCATTATCTTTGCCAGTTGGGTTCACACGTCTTCATGGATCAGATGGCCGGTTACCGGCCTCCCATTCCCGCCGGAGAGGGACACCTCTTTGCGCCGTCACAAACCCCCTTTAATCGCTGGATGCTTTTTTTCCTCCCTGCCTTAGGAGGGATCATAAGCGGATGGCTTGTCTACACCTTTGCGCCTGAGGCAGAGGGCCACGGGACAGATGCGGCCATTGATTCCTATCACAATAAGGGAGGGTTTGTCCGCGGAAGGATACCATTTATCAAGACTATCGCCTCTGCGGTCACCATAACCTCCGGGGGTTCCGGAGGTCGGGAGGGGCCGATCGCCCAAATCGGGGCTGGTTTTGGCTCATATCTTGCCACAAGGCTGAAGCTCTCTGACCGAGATCGTCGCATCATGCTGGCTGCAGGCATTGGAGCCGGCGTGGGAAGCATCTTTCGTGCCCCCCTGGCAGGGGCGCTTTTTGCTGCCGAGGTTCTGTACCGGAACCCTGAATTTGAAGCCGAGGTGATCATCCCTGCAGGCATTGCTTCAGTCGTTGCTTACTGTGTCTTCTGTCTCGTGTGTGGATGGGGCTCTCTGTTTGAGTCTCAAGATTTTGCCTTTCAAAATCCTTTGGAACTGGGCCCGTACATTGTGCTTGCATTCATCCTGGTGGGAGGTGCAATCCTATACATTAAATCGTTTTACGGCGTGCATCGCATCGCCAAGGCGCTGAAAATTCCAAATCACATTAAACCTGCTATCGGCGGGCTTTGCACCGGTGCCATCGGGTTTTTTCTCCCTCAGGCCTTGTCCTTTGGCTACGGCTTTGCCCAAATGGCGCTAAATAACGAGATCCCCACGCTCCTCCTTCTTGGCCTGGCCTTCGGAAAGATAATGACAACTTCTTTTTCCATCGGCTCAGGGGGCAGCGGCGGCGTATTCGGCCCTTCTATCGTCATTGGCGGCGCCTTTGGAGGGGCTGTTGGCAGGATCTTTCATGCCATCATTCCGGGCATTGTGACGGAGCCTGGCGCCTTTGTGGTAGTCGGCATGGCAGGATTTTTTGCAGCTGTATCCAATACACCAATTTCGACCATTATCTTTGTCAGCGAGGTGACCAATTCATATCACCTGCTCCTACCTAGCCTGCTGGTTTGCTCGCTCGTCTACTTGCTTTCGCGAAAATGGACGATCTATGTACAACAGGTGCCAAGCAGGTTGGACTCCAATGCGCACCGCGGCGACTTCTTCGTGGACGTGCTTGGCACAATTAGGGTCAAAGAGCTTCTCCACCAAGTGAGAAAAGTGAAGCTGGTCCCTGAAGACATGCCGCTGGTCGCCTTCAGAAAGATGTTCTCTTCAACAGATCAGCACTATTTCCCAGTCGTAAACAAGGAAAATATGCTGACCGGCATATTTTCCATTAACGACATTCGAGAAATCATATTTGATCAGGAAATTGGAGATCTTGTGGTCATGAAGGATATCGCCAACCCGGATATCATCGTGACAACACCCTCTGAAGACCTCAATGAGGTGCTCAAGAAATTCACGATTCGCAATCTTCACAGGCTCCCTGTTGTCAAGGATGAAGACCACAGGATTCTGCTGGGCATGTTGGATCGTATGGAGGTAATTCAACACTATAATATGAAGGTCGAGGAAATCAAATCGAGCCACCAAAAAATAGACATTGAATCAGATCGTGAGATCAGCCTGCTGAAGAACATACCTGTGCGGGAGGCGATGAAGCGAGACATCGAGACTATCAGGGCAGAGATGCCACTGAAAGACCTGAGGGAACTCATTTATCATAGCAAGCACAACAGCTTTGCTGTGCTAGACGCACTTGGCCGGTTGATCGGTATCCTTTCTTTGTCGGACTGCCAGAAGGCCTTTAATGCAGATGAGGAAAAAACATTGACGGCGCAAGACATTGCAACCTGCGACCTGGTCACCGTAACCGAAGATGATAGCCTGTTTCTGGCCCTTACCAGAATCGTCCAGGGGGATTTTTCCGTGCTCCCTGTGGTGGGCAGACGCAACCCCAAAAGCCTTCTTGGCGTAATCAGGCGAAGGGATATCATGTCTGCCTATGATGATATCTTCATAAAAAAAATCGTCAGGGAAAAGGGATAAGATCGCTGCGCGATCTTATGCAACGCAGCTATGCTGCTTCAGAAAGGGATGGTCCGTATTTAACTTCCCTCAGGAACAAACCATGAGGAGGCGCCGTCATCCCAGCCTGTTTGCGGTCTTTTGACATTAAGATATTCTCAAACTCCTCTGGCGAGACCCTCCCCGTCCCCACGTCCACTATGGTACCCACGATGTTGCGCACCATGCAGCGCAAGAATCCGTCAGCCTCAATGCTGAAAACCAGGTGACCATCAGCTTCGTTTGCCGTCAAGCTCACATTCATAACAGTGCGAACCGCATGGAACCTGGGGCTACCAGTCGCTTGAAAGGCTGAGAAGTCGTGCTTGCCCTTCAGGCAAGACATGGCTTTTCTCATAGTATTGAGGTTTAGACTTTTTTTGACATGCCAGGCATACTGCCGAAAAAGGGCGGCAGGGATAGGTCTATTCCAGATGTAATAGTCGTAGGCCTTGCTCCAGGCATCGTATCGAGCATGGAACGAACGAGCAACTACTTGGCAGTCTTTGATCACGATATCTCCGGGCAGAAGGCCATTCAGGCCTCTGATGAAGATCTCAGGGGTCAGTCTTGTGTCGACGAAGAAGTGGGCGACCTGGTTCAGTGCATGCACTCCGGCATCTGTGCGCCCGGATCCGATGACTGTCACCAAACGGCCGGTCATTGTTTCCAGGGCAGCCTCAATGGTTCCCTGAACCGTGGGGACATCCTTCTGGCGCTGCCAGCCATGATAGGTCGTGCCGTCGTATTCGATAATGAGCTTGAAGTTCTGCATGCAGCGACTTTAGCTCACTGCTCTATAGAGGAAACGGAACATGATCCAAACCCGCTGTTTCAGGGAATCCCAGCATTATGTTC
It contains:
- a CDS encoding lipoprotein-releasing ABC transporter permease subunit; this encodes MSFELFVSFRYLRAKRKQAFISINTFISVAGVMLGVMAMMVVLAVMTGFGADIKSKILGMNAHIRVMSRSGELAQYGDVTKKIEAVEGIEAAAPFIHSQIMLRCGSCVSGAVLKGIDPLRAGRVLDLEKSMKGSDLQALASMEDPQTDTGTGFPPGIILGKELARLLMANPGDDLHAISPLSGSLAPLGARVPHMKRFRVVGLFNSGMYDYDTSFAYVSIEAAQQLLRLKDSVHGIEVKVDDIYRVDKISGRILESLGAGYWTQDWMQMNKNFFSALKLEKVVMSIILVLIILVAAFNIISTLIMMVMEKRKDIAILKSMGATGKSIRRIFVMDGLIIGALGTILGLMGGGILCFLLKKYQFVELPSDVYYISTLPVRVQVLDVILVALSAVAISFLATLYPSYQASRLEPASAIRYE
- the lysS gene encoding lysine--tRNA ligase: MDETSEVVRQRREKAQALVDEGVELYPNDFKLSHTVESVREYIRKQKEDVDDTAVFSMAGRIIGRRSFGRATFLHFRDSTGQLQAYVKQDEIGQKAYDLFKKFDIGDFIAIKGTVFLTKTGEWTIFAKEIRLLSKAIRPLPEKFHGLKDTEKRYRQRYLDLVMNPEVRAIFVNRARIIQTFREFLLERDFLEVETPMMQPLPGGAEATPFKTFHNALGVELFLRIAPELYLKRLVIGGVERVFEINRNFRNEGISTQHNPEFTMLEFYVAYATYEDLMTLTEEMFRFVTQRVLGVSGFTYQGKKIDMEGPWRRLSLKDALSELGGVDPSAFNDRERLLDFAKSKGIQVTKVRRLGKILTKLFDVLVEPKLIEPTFIVDYPVEISPLARRSASDPELAERFELFIGGSEIANGFSELNDPVDQKKRFLDQVADRDEGDEEAHHMDEDYVLALEYGMPPTAGEGIGIDRFVMLLTDVPSIREVILFPQLKSRT
- a CDS encoding PAS domain S-box protein; translation: MFLRVVFTTFLLGSTVIVQFKDRESLIAPPLLVLYGLIGTVYVLTFLYVVIFKRLGPTVSFTYAQIGLDTLLVTLLIYLTGGIASVFSFLYLVVIVYASILLYKKGSLTMATLCSIQYGVMIDLEYYGILEPFYTQASLSVQAYEGSFVIYKIVMTVLACFLVAFLSSYLAQQTVRSERELEAKQKDFRQLEAFNASIVHSMDSGLLTLDVAGAITSFNTAAERITGFARAEVLGKPLATIFSEVVQRYDTSAESHQKGPYRHDVTFRKSDGTVGYLGFSVSSLRERGGRAIGKLLIFQDLTAMKIMESHVKRVEKLAAVGEMAAGIAHEIKNPLASMTGSIQLLKGQVGMTSVTEKLMQIVLREADRLNVLANDFLLFARPSSGKVEPVELSSAIEETLELFEQDAICRNRIKVARRLAPNIWTKMDPKHIRQILWNLLLNAAEAVDGTGSVEVASEVVEDMAQISINDDGCGMSEETQKNIFDPFFTTRAQGTGLGLSIVHRLLESYGGRINVESRESLGTTFVLCLERIESPGVLP
- a CDS encoding type II secretion system F family protein, translated to MPIYVWQGQDRKGAIQKGETEAPDEAAVRAQLRRMHIKSTKIKKKPKDLFENVSFLQPKVQSADVVVFSRQFATMISAGLPLIQCLDILQSQQENKMFKKILKEIKENVESGSTLAEALGKYPQTFDDLFVNMVAAGETGGILDTILDRLSAYMEKAMKLKKQVKSAMTYPIIVLIIAVLVIGVILVFVIPVFEKMFADFGGALPAPTQIVVSLSRFVKGNILYMIGVLVAFVFAFRRFYKTEKGRVLVDDYMLKLPVFGMLLRKVAVAKFTRTLGTMVSSGVPILDALDIVARTSGNKTVESAIFKVRWAISEGQTMAGPLAESGVFPSMVCQMVAVGESTGALDAMLSKIADYYDDEVDAAVDSLTSMIEPFMMVFLGVTIGGLVVSMYLPIFKMAGMVGD
- a CDS encoding PxxKW family cysteine-rich protein; translated protein: MDCTTVKPGVECVFMTKNGCSFNGGNCHKTVEECHGCGRTIEFPSGWYCTACPDPSLKWKNGKCNLATHVKSTAKTETGKINPLKASKRNAR
- a CDS encoding pyridoxal phosphate-dependent aminotransferase is translated as MLLSQRISVIKPSPTLAINAKAVSMRQQGVDVISFGVGEPDFDTPKHIRQAAVRAMEEGFTRYTAAGGMPELKDAIIEKFREDNNLTYERDAVMVSCGGKHVLYNLAQAILDPGDEVVIPAPYWVSYPPIVVLAGAEPVIVETAEANDFKVSPEALEEAITARTKLLILNSPSNPTGSVYTKSELEALGEVVLRHDISVVSDEIYEKLIFDEKPFCGIAQVSDELKARTFVVNGLSKTYAMTGWRIGYVAGDRQVIAGMTKIQSQSTSNPNSIAQRAAIVALNGPQDLVQDMLQVFDERRRYLVERLNAMPGIHCNMPSGAFYAFPYVSHYFKANLDGKNVEGSSDLCEYLLTEARVALVPGAAFGADDFVRVSYATSLEVIKEGLDRIGEALRKLT
- a CDS encoding chloride channel protein, producing MKKKIRSTYFNLKSRTARINTAGKWIFYYVLIGLIAGLGSIAFHYLCQLGSHVFMDQMAGYRPPIPAGEGHLFAPSQTPFNRWMLFFLPALGGIISGWLVYTFAPEAEGHGTDAAIDSYHNKGGFVRGRIPFIKTIASAVTITSGGSGGREGPIAQIGAGFGSYLATRLKLSDRDRRIMLAAGIGAGVGSIFRAPLAGALFAAEVLYRNPEFEAEVIIPAGIASVVAYCVFCLVCGWGSLFESQDFAFQNPLELGPYIVLAFILVGGAILYIKSFYGVHRIAKALKIPNHIKPAIGGLCTGAIGFFLPQALSFGYGFAQMALNNEIPTLLLLGLAFGKIMTTSFSIGSGGSGGVFGPSIVIGGAFGGAVGRIFHAIIPGIVTEPGAFVVVGMAGFFAAVSNTPISTIIFVSEVTNSYHLLLPSLLVCSLVYLLSRKWTIYVQQVPSRLDSNAHRGDFFVDVLGTIRVKELLHQVRKVKLVPEDMPLVAFRKMFSSTDQHYFPVVNKENMLTGIFSINDIREIIFDQEIGDLVVMKDIANPDIIVTTPSEDLNEVLKKFTIRNLHRLPVVKDEDHRILLGMLDRMEVIQHYNMKVEEIKSSHQKIDIESDREISLLKNIPVREAMKRDIETIRAEMPLKDLRELIYHSKHNSFAVLDALGRLIGILSLSDCQKAFNADEEKTLTAQDIATCDLVTVTEDDSLFLALTRIVQGDFSVLPVVGRRNPKSLLGVIRRRDIMSAYDDIFIKKIVREKG
- the truA gene encoding tRNA pseudouridine(38-40) synthase TruA, encoding MQNFKLIIEYDGTTYHGWQRQKDVPTVQGTIEAALETMTGRLVTVIGSGRTDAGVHALNQVAHFFVDTRLTPEIFIRGLNGLLPGDIVIKDCQVVARSFHARYDAWSKAYDYYIWNRPIPAALFRQYAWHVKKSLNLNTMRKAMSCLKGKHDFSAFQATGSPRFHAVRTVMNVSLTANEADGHLVFSIEADGFLRCMVRNIVGTIVDVGTGRVSPEEFENILMSKDRKQAGMTAPPHGLFLREVKYGPSLSEAA